A portion of the Musa acuminata AAA Group cultivar baxijiao chromosome BXJ1-1, Cavendish_Baxijiao_AAA, whole genome shotgun sequence genome contains these proteins:
- the LOC103993605 gene encoding uncharacterized protein LOC103993605 isoform X1 — MSTPAAASAILLSPESLSAAGRTADKLSLPALQSKMKCDPDGYEAELQLLYRHFESSLHLFRHQSALRPSSDLSLAKDLGDFAMFLAHVTPFYPEKLANFPRQIADLLRVDSRGLPSSLRCHLAQALILLVNRKIIDIEETLELFMDLQILGDRTLRKLAFSHVVHNIRRMNQKHKNEAKNRKLQNTLFLMLQGDEEQRAKRSLVILCDLHRRRVWFDDRTANAICTACFHSSSRIMISALSFLLGYEQIEEEDDSEASSSEDDTTSQQPITLSREAIYKANHKGTVASKKKKKAKLQRVIRNMKRQQRITSQSNSSSYYSPLTHLKDAQGFAEKLFSRLQRCNERFEDRMMMLKVIARTCGLHRLILLNFYPFLQKYVQPHQRDVTDLLAAAVQACHDMVPPDAVEPLFKQIVNQFVHDRSRTEAIAVGLNVVREICIRMPLLMNEDLLQDLVLYKKSHEKAVSSAARSLITLFREICPSLLVKKDRGRPVNPKARPKAYGEVSIATDVPDIELLEHVDNSVTDSSDAEASASDLDDEYDSDAETEKEVDSMEDEEEDDEVSDEKNEDFGNSDNIDGKEDDDDDLDDDIDENAAYDEYDSDTKEDVDLSDDNMDISSELDASRKKSSNDICNDDDLSNHECASDDNDEIKEEEKAKSKKRMFADYVGQLNTSESSLRALKRLTMAKMSQKASDETDGILSNEDFQRIKELKAKKEAKLVMAQQGLLRKGIDSKVSSFKIPSSEQLSIKPVDPAMLEVHIKRKLSKEERLALVRAGREDRGKYQARTAVKQKKTGGLSNRQKEHKKKMPLAAKRAKVARSRQEKKQRQRRSGKQFQGRKAWK; from the exons ATGTCGACGCCGGCCGCCGCTTCCGCTATTCTCCTCTCGCCGGAGTCCCTCTCGGCTGCCGGCCGGACAGCGGACAAGCTGAGCCTCCCGGCGCTGCAGTCCAAGATGAAGTGCGATCCCGATGGGTACGAAGCGGAGCTCCAACTCCTCTACCGCCACTTCGAGTCCTCCCTCCACCTCTTCCGCCACCAGTCCGCCCTCAGGCCCTCCTCCGACCTCTCCCTAGCCAAGGATCTCGGGGACTTTGCCATGTTTCTCGCCCATGTCACCCCTTTCTACCCAGAGAAGCTTGCAAACTTCCCCCGACAGATCGCCGACCTCCTTCGTGTCGACTCCCGGGGCCTTCCGTCGTCGTTGAGGTGCCATCTTGCGCAAGCCCTGATCCTCCTCGTCAATAGAAAG ATCATTGATATTGAAGAAACTCTCGAATTGTTTATGGACCTTCAGATTCTTGGTGACCGGACCTTAAGAAAACTGGCCTTTTCACATGTAGTACATAACATTCGACGCATGAACCAGAAACACAAGAACGAAGCCAAGAATCGCAAACTGCAGAATACTCTTTTTTTGATGCTGCAg GGGGACGAGGAACAGAGGGCCAAAAGGTCTCTTGTTATTCTTTGTGATCTGCATAGACGGAGGGTCTGGTTTGATGATCGTACAGCTAATGCCATTTGCACTGCCTGTTTCCATTCATCTTCAAG GATTATGATATCTGCTCTCTCATTTCTTCTTGGTTATGAACAAATTGAAGAGGAGGATGACAGTGAAGCCTCAAGCAGTGAAGACGATACAACTAGTCAACAGCCTATTACTCTTAGCCGAGAAGCTATTTACAAG GCAAATCATAAAGGTACGGTTGCcagcaagaaaaaaaagaaggcaaaGTTGCAGCGTGTGATACGCAACATGAAAAGGCAGCAGCGAATAACATCACAAAGTAACAGCTCCAGTTACTATTCACCTCTTACTCATTTAAAAGATGCACAG GGTTTCGCTGAGAAACTGTTCTCTCGCCTTCAAAGATGCAATGAACGCTTTGAG GATAGGATGATGATGTTGAAAGTAATAGCCAGAACTTGTGGATTGCACCGTCTGATCTTGTTAAATTTTTATCCGTTTCTTCAAAAATATGTTCAG cCTCATCAACGTGATGTCACCGATTTGCTTGCTGCAGCTGTCCAGGCCTGCCATGATATG GTACCTCCTGATGCGGTTGAACCCTTATTTAAACAAATTGTGAATCAGTTTGTGCACGATCGTTCTCGCACAGAG GCCATTGCTGTTGGGCTGAATGTTGTGAGGGAGATCTGTATCAGGATGCCTTTG TTAATGAATGAGGATCTGCTTCAAGACCTGGTCTTATACAAAAAATCACATGAGAAGGCAGTTTCTTCAGCAGCTCGCTCCTTGATAACTTTATTCAGAGAG ATATGCCCTTCTTTATTGGTCAAAAAGGACCGTGGCCGTCCGGTCAATCCCAAAGCAAGGCCAAAAGCATATGGAGAAGTTAGTATAGCTACTGATGTGCCTGACATAGAGTTGCTGGAACACGTTGATAACTCAGTGACTGATAGTTCTGATGCTGAGGCTTCTGCATCAGATTTGGATGATGAGTATGACAGTGATGCTGAGACAGAGAAAGAGGTTGATTCTatggaagatgaagaagaggatGATGAGGTTTCAGATGAAAAAAATGAAGATTTTGGTAACAGTGATAACATTGATGGgaaggaagatgatgatgatgatcttgatgatgatattgatgaGAATGCTGCCTATGATGAATATGATAGTGATACTAAAGAAGATGTGGATCTTAGTGATGATAATATGGATATCTCCAGTGAGCTAGATGCATCAAGGAAAAAGTCATCCAATGACATCTGCAATGATGATGACCTCAGTAATCATGAATGCGCTAGTGATGACAACGATGAaataaaggaagaggagaaggccaAATCAAAGAAGAGGATGTTTGCGGATTATGTTGGACAACTGAATACTTCAGAATCAAGTCTTCGCGCCCTTAAAAGACTAACAATGGCCAAGATGTCACAGAAAGCATCGGATGAAACAGATGGAATTCTTTCTAATGAAGATTTTCAACGTATAAAAGAGTTGAAG GCAAAGAAAGAAGCAAAGCTGGTTATGGCTCAGCAAGGTCTTTTGAGAAAGGGTATAGACTCGAAAGTCTCATCTTTCAAAATTCCCTCTTCTGAGCAATTAAGTATAAAGCCAGTGGATCCTGCTATGCTAGAG GTCCACATTAAAAGAAAGCTTAGCAAGGAGGAACGACTGGCCCTAGTAAGAGCTGGGAGGGAGGATAGAGGAAAGTATCAGGCCAGAACTGCTGTGAAAC
- the LOC103993605 gene encoding uncharacterized protein LOC103993605 isoform X2, with protein MSTPAAASAILLSPESLSAAGRTADKLSLPALQSKMKCDPDGYEAELQLLYRHFESSLHLFRHQSALRPSSDLSLAKDLGDFAMFLAHVTPFYPEKLANFPRQIADLLRVDSRGLPSSLRCHLAQALILLVNRKILGDRTLRKLAFSHVVHNIRRMNQKHKNEAKNRKLQNTLFLMLQGDEEQRAKRSLVILCDLHRRRVWFDDRTANAICTACFHSSSRIMISALSFLLGYEQIEEEDDSEASSSEDDTTSQQPITLSREAIYKANHKGTVASKKKKKAKLQRVIRNMKRQQRITSQSNSSSYYSPLTHLKDAQGFAEKLFSRLQRCNERFEDRMMMLKVIARTCGLHRLILLNFYPFLQKYVQPHQRDVTDLLAAAVQACHDMVPPDAVEPLFKQIVNQFVHDRSRTEAIAVGLNVVREICIRMPLLMNEDLLQDLVLYKKSHEKAVSSAARSLITLFREICPSLLVKKDRGRPVNPKARPKAYGEVSIATDVPDIELLEHVDNSVTDSSDAEASASDLDDEYDSDAETEKEVDSMEDEEEDDEVSDEKNEDFGNSDNIDGKEDDDDDLDDDIDENAAYDEYDSDTKEDVDLSDDNMDISSELDASRKKSSNDICNDDDLSNHECASDDNDEIKEEEKAKSKKRMFADYVGQLNTSESSLRALKRLTMAKMSQKASDETDGILSNEDFQRIKELKAKKEAKLVMAQQGLLRKGIDSKVSSFKIPSSEQLSIKPVDPAMLEVHIKRKLSKEERLALVRAGREDRGKYQARTAVKQKKTGGLSNRQKEHKKKMPLAAKRAKVARSRQEKKQRQRRSGKQFQGRKAWK; from the exons ATGTCGACGCCGGCCGCCGCTTCCGCTATTCTCCTCTCGCCGGAGTCCCTCTCGGCTGCCGGCCGGACAGCGGACAAGCTGAGCCTCCCGGCGCTGCAGTCCAAGATGAAGTGCGATCCCGATGGGTACGAAGCGGAGCTCCAACTCCTCTACCGCCACTTCGAGTCCTCCCTCCACCTCTTCCGCCACCAGTCCGCCCTCAGGCCCTCCTCCGACCTCTCCCTAGCCAAGGATCTCGGGGACTTTGCCATGTTTCTCGCCCATGTCACCCCTTTCTACCCAGAGAAGCTTGCAAACTTCCCCCGACAGATCGCCGACCTCCTTCGTGTCGACTCCCGGGGCCTTCCGTCGTCGTTGAGGTGCCATCTTGCGCAAGCCCTGATCCTCCTCGTCAATAGAAAG ATTCTTGGTGACCGGACCTTAAGAAAACTGGCCTTTTCACATGTAGTACATAACATTCGACGCATGAACCAGAAACACAAGAACGAAGCCAAGAATCGCAAACTGCAGAATACTCTTTTTTTGATGCTGCAg GGGGACGAGGAACAGAGGGCCAAAAGGTCTCTTGTTATTCTTTGTGATCTGCATAGACGGAGGGTCTGGTTTGATGATCGTACAGCTAATGCCATTTGCACTGCCTGTTTCCATTCATCTTCAAG GATTATGATATCTGCTCTCTCATTTCTTCTTGGTTATGAACAAATTGAAGAGGAGGATGACAGTGAAGCCTCAAGCAGTGAAGACGATACAACTAGTCAACAGCCTATTACTCTTAGCCGAGAAGCTATTTACAAG GCAAATCATAAAGGTACGGTTGCcagcaagaaaaaaaagaaggcaaaGTTGCAGCGTGTGATACGCAACATGAAAAGGCAGCAGCGAATAACATCACAAAGTAACAGCTCCAGTTACTATTCACCTCTTACTCATTTAAAAGATGCACAG GGTTTCGCTGAGAAACTGTTCTCTCGCCTTCAAAGATGCAATGAACGCTTTGAG GATAGGATGATGATGTTGAAAGTAATAGCCAGAACTTGTGGATTGCACCGTCTGATCTTGTTAAATTTTTATCCGTTTCTTCAAAAATATGTTCAG cCTCATCAACGTGATGTCACCGATTTGCTTGCTGCAGCTGTCCAGGCCTGCCATGATATG GTACCTCCTGATGCGGTTGAACCCTTATTTAAACAAATTGTGAATCAGTTTGTGCACGATCGTTCTCGCACAGAG GCCATTGCTGTTGGGCTGAATGTTGTGAGGGAGATCTGTATCAGGATGCCTTTG TTAATGAATGAGGATCTGCTTCAAGACCTGGTCTTATACAAAAAATCACATGAGAAGGCAGTTTCTTCAGCAGCTCGCTCCTTGATAACTTTATTCAGAGAG ATATGCCCTTCTTTATTGGTCAAAAAGGACCGTGGCCGTCCGGTCAATCCCAAAGCAAGGCCAAAAGCATATGGAGAAGTTAGTATAGCTACTGATGTGCCTGACATAGAGTTGCTGGAACACGTTGATAACTCAGTGACTGATAGTTCTGATGCTGAGGCTTCTGCATCAGATTTGGATGATGAGTATGACAGTGATGCTGAGACAGAGAAAGAGGTTGATTCTatggaagatgaagaagaggatGATGAGGTTTCAGATGAAAAAAATGAAGATTTTGGTAACAGTGATAACATTGATGGgaaggaagatgatgatgatgatcttgatgatgatattgatgaGAATGCTGCCTATGATGAATATGATAGTGATACTAAAGAAGATGTGGATCTTAGTGATGATAATATGGATATCTCCAGTGAGCTAGATGCATCAAGGAAAAAGTCATCCAATGACATCTGCAATGATGATGACCTCAGTAATCATGAATGCGCTAGTGATGACAACGATGAaataaaggaagaggagaaggccaAATCAAAGAAGAGGATGTTTGCGGATTATGTTGGACAACTGAATACTTCAGAATCAAGTCTTCGCGCCCTTAAAAGACTAACAATGGCCAAGATGTCACAGAAAGCATCGGATGAAACAGATGGAATTCTTTCTAATGAAGATTTTCAACGTATAAAAGAGTTGAAG GCAAAGAAAGAAGCAAAGCTGGTTATGGCTCAGCAAGGTCTTTTGAGAAAGGGTATAGACTCGAAAGTCTCATCTTTCAAAATTCCCTCTTCTGAGCAATTAAGTATAAAGCCAGTGGATCCTGCTATGCTAGAG GTCCACATTAAAAGAAAGCTTAGCAAGGAGGAACGACTGGCCCTAGTAAGAGCTGGGAGGGAGGATAGAGGAAAGTATCAGGCCAGAACTGCTGTGAAAC
- the LOC103993596 gene encoding nuclear transcription factor Y subunit C-6: MNQPGQTAPPMIGVATGVPYAAAAAASAGGPYQAYQHLYQQQQQQQQQQLQMFWADQYREIEQTTDFKNHSLPLARIKKIMKADEDVRMIAAEAPVVFARACEMFILELTHRSWAHAEENKRRTLQKNDIAAAVSRTDVFDFLIDIVPREEGKEDVARPLGAPSTDPMSYYYVQQ, translated from the coding sequence ATGAATCAACCGGGCCAGACCGCGCCGCCGATGATCGGCGTCGCCACCGGGGTTCCCTACGCCGCCGCTGCCGCAGCGTCCGCCGGCGGCCCCTACCAGGCCTACCAGCATCTCtaccagcagcagcaacaacagcagcagcagcagctccagATGTTCTGGGCCGACCAGTACCGCGAGATCGAGCAGACCACCGACTTCAAGAACCACAGCCTGCCGCTCGCGCGGATCAAGAAGATCATGAAGGCCGACGAGGACGTGCGCATGATCGCCGCCGAGGCCCCCGTGGTTTTCGCCAGGGCCTGCGAGATGTTCATCCTCGAGCTCACGCACCGGTCCTGGGCCCACGCCGAGGAGAACAAGCGCCGCACCCTGCAGAAGAATGACATAGCCGCCGCCGTCTCCCGCACCGACGTCTTCGACTTCCTCATCGATATCGTGCCGAGGGAGGAGGGTAAGGAAGACGTGGCACGCCCGCTCGGGGCCCCGTCGACCGACCCCATGTCCTACTACTATGTCCAGCAGTAG